A single Paraburkholderia sp. FT54 DNA region contains:
- a CDS encoding MFS transporter, which translates to MSAPPTAAVHEKNATVVETDLPSRLDRLPWGRFHSLIVVALGVTWLLDGLEVTLAGAVASALKSSPSLHFTNADVGLAGSAYIAGAVLGALAFGWLTDRLGRRKLFFITLALYLAATAATALSWNLASFLLFRFLTGAGIGGEYTAINSTIQEFTPARVRGWTDLGINGTFWVGAGLGAAGSLVLLDPHLLPADWGWRACFFIGAVLALGILPMRIWVPESPRWLLTHGDERDARAIVEGIETRLRNEGHTLSDHDLTRLRLRARGHTPLREVFHTLFNVHRRRALVGLSLMTAQAFFYNAIFFTYALVLTDFYHVPGDHIGWYLLPFALGNFLGPLLLGRLFDVIGRRKMIAATYAISGILLTLSGYLFEQQMLTVVTQTIAWMVIFFFASAAASSAYLTVSESFPLEIRALAIAIFYAFGTALGGIAGPAFFGRLIDTHQRSEVFSGYLVGSGLMLAAAVIAAIWGVDAERKSLESVAAPLSSVAGGGE; encoded by the coding sequence ATGAGCGCGCCGCCTACTGCCGCTGTCCACGAAAAAAACGCCACGGTCGTCGAAACGGATCTGCCCTCGCGGCTCGACCGTCTGCCGTGGGGCCGGTTTCACTCGCTGATCGTGGTGGCGCTTGGCGTGACGTGGCTGCTGGACGGTCTGGAAGTCACGCTGGCCGGCGCAGTCGCAAGTGCGTTGAAGTCTAGTCCATCGTTGCACTTTACCAACGCCGACGTCGGTCTGGCCGGTAGCGCCTACATCGCCGGCGCTGTTCTGGGTGCGTTGGCGTTCGGCTGGCTGACCGATCGGCTCGGCCGCCGCAAGCTGTTTTTCATCACCCTCGCCCTTTATCTGGCGGCGACGGCGGCAACCGCGTTGTCGTGGAATCTGGCCAGTTTTCTCCTGTTTCGCTTCCTGACCGGCGCGGGGATTGGCGGTGAATACACGGCGATCAACTCGACGATTCAGGAATTCACGCCGGCACGCGTGCGCGGCTGGACCGATCTGGGCATCAACGGCACGTTCTGGGTCGGCGCGGGGCTAGGCGCGGCCGGTTCGCTGGTGCTGCTCGATCCGCATCTGTTGCCGGCCGACTGGGGCTGGCGGGCCTGCTTCTTCATCGGCGCGGTGCTCGCGCTGGGAATTTTGCCGATGCGCATCTGGGTGCCCGAAAGCCCACGTTGGCTGCTCACGCACGGCGACGAGCGCGACGCTCGCGCGATCGTCGAAGGCATCGAAACGCGCTTGCGCAACGAAGGCCACACGCTTTCCGACCACGACCTCACGCGCCTGCGCTTGCGCGCTCGCGGACATACGCCATTGCGCGAGGTATTCCATACGCTTTTCAACGTGCATCGACGGCGCGCGCTGGTCGGCCTGTCGCTGATGACCGCGCAGGCGTTCTTCTACAACGCGATCTTTTTCACCTACGCGCTGGTGCTCACCGACTTTTACCATGTGCCGGGCGACCACATCGGCTGGTATCTGCTGCCCTTCGCGCTCGGCAATTTCCTCGGACCGCTGCTGCTTGGCCGACTCTTCGACGTCATCGGGCGGCGCAAGATGATCGCGGCGACTTACGCGATCTCCGGCATTCTGCTGACGCTGAGCGGTTACCTCTTCGAGCAGCAGATGCTCACCGTCGTCACGCAGACGATCGCGTGGATGGTGATTTTCTTCTTCGCCTCGGCGGCCGCGAGTTCGGCTTATCTGACGGTCAGCGAGTCGTTCCCGCTGGAGATCCGCGCGCTGGCCATCGCGATTTTCTACGCGTTCGGCACGGCGCTCGGCGGCATCGCCGGGCCGGCGTTTTTCGGACGGCTGATCGACACGCATCAGCGCAGCGAAGTGTTTTCGGGCTATCTGGTCGGCTCGGGCCTGATGCTCGCGGCGGCGGTGATCGCTGCCATCTGGGGCGTGGATGCGGAGCGCAAGTCGCTCGAGAGCGTGGCGGCGCCGCTGTCGAGCGTCGCGGGTGGCGGGGAATAA
- a CDS encoding UbiX family flavin prenyltransferase, producing the protein METRTAAPRRLVVAITGATGAIYGIRLLETLRRLGGVESHLLISSAGWLNIQHELQLSKEDVHPLADVVHSARDVGASIASGSFATDGMVVAPCSMKTLASVAHGFSDNLITRAADVTLKERRRLVLLVRETPLNLAHLRNMTAVTEMGGVIFPPLPAFYNQPASIDEMVDHTVARVLDLFALGPALSPAWAGLRGAQD; encoded by the coding sequence ATGGAAACACGTACTGCGGCGCCGCGCCGGCTGGTCGTTGCGATCACCGGCGCGACCGGTGCCATCTACGGCATCCGGCTGCTCGAGACGCTGCGCCGGCTGGGCGGTGTCGAGAGCCATTTGCTGATTTCGAGCGCGGGCTGGCTCAATATCCAGCACGAACTGCAGTTGAGCAAAGAAGACGTGCATCCGCTCGCGGATGTCGTCCATTCGGCGCGAGACGTCGGCGCGAGCATCGCGTCCGGCTCGTTCGCCACCGACGGCATGGTCGTCGCCCCTTGTTCGATGAAGACGCTCGCCAGCGTCGCGCACGGTTTCTCGGACAACCTGATCACGCGCGCCGCCGACGTCACGCTCAAGGAGCGTCGTCGCCTCGTACTGCTGGTGCGCGAGACGCCGCTCAATCTCGCCCATCTGCGCAACATGACGGCTGTCACTGAAATGGGCGGCGTGATCTTCCCGCCCTTGCCTGCCTTCTACAACCAACCCGCTTCCATCGACGAAATGGTCGATCACACCGTGGCGCGCGTGCTGGATCTGTTTGCGCTCGGACCGGCTTTGTCGCCGGCGTGGGCCGGACTGCGTGGCGCACAGGACTAA
- the prmC gene encoding peptide chain release factor N(5)-glutamine methyltransferase has product MTSATPAAPTTPAALLRASPLPPLEARILLTHVLGWRPTQLITRSDLVLDAEWVERYQALEARRVSGEPVAQLVGAREFFGLDFEVTPHVLIPRPETELLVDTALTALENLPRPRVLDLGTGTGAIAVAIASMRPDAQVWALDRSAEALAVATRNATRLLDAKRPGGAVVLTQSDWYDALDATLRFDVIVSNPPYIASGDPHLEEGDLRFEPRGALTDEADGLSAIRAIIAGAPTRLAANGVLWIEHGYDQAEAVRELLTAQGFAPVRSERDLAGIERISGGRLAG; this is encoded by the coding sequence ATGACTTCGGCCACACCCGCCGCGCCCACCACGCCCGCCGCCCTGTTGCGCGCTTCGCCGCTGCCGCCGCTCGAAGCGCGCATCCTGCTCACGCATGTACTCGGCTGGCGGCCCACGCAACTGATCACACGCAGTGACCTAGTGCTCGACGCTGAGTGGGTGGAGCGCTACCAGGCGCTGGAAGCGCGACGCGTATCCGGCGAGCCGGTGGCGCAACTGGTCGGCGCCCGGGAATTTTTCGGGCTGGATTTCGAAGTCACGCCGCACGTGCTGATTCCGCGTCCCGAAACCGAATTGCTGGTCGACACCGCGCTGACGGCGCTGGAAAACCTGCCGCGGCCTCGCGTGCTCGATCTCGGCACCGGCACCGGTGCCATTGCCGTCGCAATTGCGTCGATGCGCCCCGACGCGCAAGTCTGGGCGCTCGACCGTTCCGCGGAAGCGCTGGCGGTGGCCACGCGCAACGCCACCCGCCTGCTCGACGCGAAACGCCCCGGTGGCGCTGTGGTATTGACGCAAAGCGACTGGTACGACGCGCTCGACGCCACGTTGCGGTTTGACGTGATCGTCAGCAATCCGCCATATATCGCGAGCGGCGACCCGCATCTGGAGGAAGGCGATCTGCGCTTCGAACCGCGCGGCGCGCTCACCGATGAAGCCGACGGCCTCAGCGCGATTCGCGCGATCATCGCCGGCGCGCCCACACGACTCGCCGCCAATGGCGTATTGTGGATCGAGCACGGCTACGATCAGGCCGAAGCCGTGCGCGAGTTACTGACGGCGCAAGGTTTCGCGCCGGTCCGCTCGGAGCGTGATCTGGCCGGCATCGAGCGGATCAGCGGCGGGCGTTTGGCCGGTTGA
- a CDS encoding nitroreductase family protein, translating to MTNKPAPTAIAIHELIAGRWSPRAYSSEPVSREHLQSVLEAARWAPSSYNAQPWRFLVFDRSVDEVSFKQAFATLVPFNQGWNAPAPVLIAVTTHTLTNKGEVNRCAPYDAGAAAMALVLQAHALGLAAHQMSGFDPNAFRTAFKLPSDVEVIAMISLGHYGDVDKLDPVLREREKSVRQRLPLAEIAYSGGWKKAF from the coding sequence ATGACCAACAAACCCGCCCCTACCGCAATTGCCATTCACGAGCTGATTGCAGGCCGCTGGAGCCCGCGCGCGTATTCGAGCGAGCCGGTGAGCCGCGAGCATCTGCAATCCGTGCTCGAGGCGGCACGCTGGGCGCCGTCTTCGTATAACGCGCAGCCGTGGCGTTTTCTCGTATTCGACCGCAGCGTCGATGAAGTCTCGTTCAAGCAGGCGTTCGCCACGCTGGTGCCGTTCAACCAGGGCTGGAATGCGCCGGCACCGGTGCTGATCGCGGTGACCACGCACACCCTCACCAACAAGGGCGAAGTGAATCGCTGCGCGCCATACGATGCGGGCGCCGCCGCGATGGCGCTGGTCTTGCAGGCGCACGCGCTCGGACTGGCCGCGCATCAGATGAGCGGTTTCGACCCGAACGCGTTCCGCACGGCATTCAAGCTGCCGAGCGACGTCGAAGTGATCGCGATGATTTCGCTCGGTCATTATGGCGACGTCGACAAGCTGGATCCGGTCTTGCGCGAGCGTGAGAAGTCGGTGCGTCAGCGTCTGCCGCTGGCGGAGATCGCCTATAGTGGCGGCTGGAAAAAGGCGTTCTGA
- a CDS encoding class III extradiol ring-cleavage dioxygenase, translating to MNRLPSLFLSHGAPTLPIDPSLPSAEFATLSARLPRPEAVLMLSAHWGTAQPVASTSTAPETIHDFYGFPRQLYEIQYPAPGAPEVARRAAVLLGENGILAGAQPHGLDHGAWVPMLLMFPDADVPVAQLSIQPHMDAAHHFRVGRALRSLKDDGVMVIGSGQITHNLRAADFSARPEDADPRVAEFTGWFEEKLAAHDIDSLLDYRRQAPHAVLMHPTDEHLLPVFAALGAADDDYSLAIQSLGTYQRSLAMTNYVFGTA from the coding sequence ATGAACCGCTTACCTTCGCTTTTCCTGTCTCACGGCGCGCCTACGCTGCCGATCGACCCGTCGTTGCCATCGGCGGAATTCGCCACGCTGAGCGCCCGGTTGCCGCGTCCGGAAGCCGTGCTGATGCTGTCGGCCCATTGGGGCACGGCGCAGCCGGTGGCGAGCACGTCCACTGCGCCGGAAACCATCCACGATTTCTACGGCTTTCCGCGTCAGTTGTACGAAATTCAGTACCCCGCGCCAGGCGCGCCCGAGGTGGCGCGGCGCGCGGCGGTGCTGCTCGGCGAAAACGGCATCCTCGCGGGCGCCCAGCCGCACGGACTCGACCACGGCGCATGGGTGCCGATGCTGCTCATGTTTCCGGATGCCGACGTGCCTGTCGCGCAACTGTCGATCCAGCCGCACATGGACGCGGCGCATCACTTCCGAGTCGGCCGGGCGCTGCGGTCGTTGAAAGACGACGGTGTGATGGTGATCGGGTCCGGCCAGATCACGCATAATCTGCGCGCCGCCGACTTCTCCGCGCGCCCTGAGGATGCCGATCCGCGCGTCGCCGAATTCACCGGCTGGTTCGAGGAAAAGCTCGCCGCGCACGATATCGACTCCCTGCTCGACTACCGCCGCCAGGCGCCGCACGCGGTGCTGATGCATCCCACCGACGAGCATCTGCTGCCCGTATTCGCCGCATTGGGCGCGGCGGACGACGATTACTCGCTGGCCATCCAGTCGCTTGGGACCTACCAGCGCTCGCTCGCCATGACGAACTACGTGTTCGGCACCGCCTGA
- a CDS encoding Hsp70 family protein: MNYCAIDFGTSNSAVAVPDGGALKLAPVEGAYTTLPTSVFFNTDENTREFGRAALAAYIDGFDGRLMRSMKSILGSPLAENSTDLGDGSAIKYTEVIAIFVDHLKRSAEKSVGGPINRAVLGRPVFFVDDDPRADQMAQQQLEAAARSVGLREIHFQYEPIAAAFDYESHLAEEGLVLVADIGGGTSDFSLVRVGPERMKRVERKDDVLAHHGVHVAGTDFDRRVELATILRQLGYQALDPEGREIPNRIYFDLATWHLINTVYAPKRVSELALMRHLFTEVKHHDRLMRVVDRRLGHALAAHAEEAKIGVAAGGETVIDLDEVEDDLRLAFDEVQLIKAGQDETLRIVQAARDTVQAAGVATRDVNAIYFTGGSTGLAFLSGALAAAFPDAKAVFGDRLASVATGLGIHARRLFG, translated from the coding sequence ATGAACTATTGCGCGATTGACTTCGGTACTTCCAATTCGGCCGTGGCCGTTCCCGACGGCGGCGCGCTCAAGCTTGCGCCTGTCGAAGGCGCCTACACGACGCTGCCCACCTCGGTCTTTTTCAATACCGACGAAAACACCCGCGAATTCGGACGGGCGGCGCTGGCAGCCTACATCGACGGCTTCGACGGCCGCCTGATGCGCTCGATGAAGAGCATTCTCGGCTCGCCGCTCGCCGAGAACTCCACCGATCTGGGCGACGGTTCCGCGATCAAGTACACGGAGGTGATCGCGATTTTCGTCGATCACCTCAAGCGCTCGGCCGAGAAAAGCGTCGGCGGGCCAATCAATCGCGCCGTGCTGGGCCGCCCGGTGTTTTTTGTCGACGACGATCCGCGCGCCGATCAGATGGCGCAGCAGCAGCTGGAAGCCGCCGCGCGCTCGGTCGGTTTGCGGGAAATCCACTTTCAGTATGAGCCGATCGCTGCCGCGTTCGACTATGAATCGCACCTGGCGGAAGAAGGGCTCGTGCTGGTGGCCGACATCGGCGGCGGTACTTCGGACTTTTCGCTGGTGCGGGTCGGGCCGGAGCGGATGAAGCGCGTCGAGCGCAAGGACGACGTGCTGGCGCACCACGGCGTGCACGTCGCCGGTACGGATTTCGACCGTCGCGTGGAACTGGCGACGATTTTGCGCCAATTGGGTTATCAGGCGCTGGATCCGGAAGGCCGCGAGATTCCGAACCGGATCTATTTCGATCTGGCGACCTGGCATCTGATCAACACCGTCTACGCCCCGAAGCGCGTCAGCGAACTGGCGCTGATGCGGCACCTGTTCACCGAGGTCAAGCACCACGACCGCCTGATGCGCGTCGTGGACCGCCGTTTGGGCCATGCACTGGCTGCGCATGCCGAAGAGGCGAAGATCGGCGTGGCGGCGGGCGGAGAGACCGTGATCGATCTCGACGAAGTGGAAGACGACCTGCGCCTCGCGTTCGACGAGGTGCAACTTATCAAGGCCGGCCAGGACGAAACGCTGCGCATCGTGCAGGCGGCGCGCGACACAGTGCAGGCGGCCGGCGTCGCGACACGCGACGTCAACGCGATTTACTTCACGGGCGGTTCGACCGGATTGGCGTTTCTATCCGGCGCATTGGCGGCGGCATTTCCGGATGCCAAAGCAGTATTCGGCGACCGACTTGCGAGTGTCGCGACTGGACTCGGTATTCACGCGCGACGTCTATTCGGATAA
- a CDS encoding APC family permease, with translation MKSSIQRNIGPFALMLTGLGSIIGSGWLFGAWKAAKIAGPAAICAWVIGAVVILAIALTYAELGAMFPESGGMVRYARYSHGALVGFISAWANWIAIVSVIPIEAEASIQYMSTWPYPWAHALFVDGSLTTNGLLLSAALVIIYFMLNYWGVKLFARANSAITIFKFLIPGATILGLMLTGFHKENFGEASTFAPYGWSAVLTAVSTSGIVFAFNGFQSPINLAGEARNPARSVPFAVIGSILLALVIYVLLQVAYIGAVNPSDVMKGWSHFNFASPFAELAIALNLNWLAILLYVDAFVSPSGTGTTYMATTSRMIYAMERNNTMPKMFGNVHPFYGVPRQAMWFNLLVSFIFLFFFRGWSSLAAVISVATVISYLTGPISLMALRRAATDLERPLHIPGMKIIAPFAFVCASLILYWAKWPLTGEIILLMVVALPVYFYFQAKSGFAGWGRDLKAAWWLVAYLPVMAILSLIGSKQFGGHDLIPYGWDMVVVIVFSLVFYYWGVTSGYRSEYLDERSEHDEVLEGMGAH, from the coding sequence GTGAAAAGTTCTATACAACGGAACATCGGGCCGTTCGCGCTGATGCTGACGGGCCTGGGTTCTATCATCGGGTCTGGCTGGCTGTTCGGCGCGTGGAAGGCCGCAAAAATTGCCGGCCCGGCTGCCATTTGTGCATGGGTGATCGGCGCGGTCGTGATTCTCGCGATTGCATTGACGTACGCGGAACTCGGCGCGATGTTCCCGGAGTCCGGCGGCATGGTGCGTTATGCGCGCTATTCGCACGGTGCGCTGGTTGGTTTCATTAGCGCATGGGCCAACTGGATCGCCATTGTCTCCGTGATTCCCATCGAGGCTGAAGCGTCCATTCAATATATGAGTACGTGGCCCTATCCCTGGGCGCATGCGCTATTCGTGGACGGGTCATTAACGACTAATGGGTTATTACTGTCCGCGGCGCTCGTGATTATTTACTTCATGCTGAACTACTGGGGGGTGAAACTGTTCGCGCGCGCCAATTCGGCAATCACGATCTTCAAGTTCCTGATTCCCGGCGCGACGATCCTCGGCTTGATGCTGACGGGCTTCCACAAGGAAAACTTCGGCGAAGCGAGCACCTTCGCGCCGTACGGCTGGTCGGCGGTGCTGACGGCAGTGTCGACCAGCGGCATTGTGTTCGCGTTCAACGGTTTCCAGAGCCCGATCAATCTCGCGGGTGAAGCGCGCAATCCGGCCAGGAGCGTGCCGTTCGCGGTGATCGGCTCGATCCTCCTCGCGCTTGTGATCTACGTGCTGCTGCAGGTCGCGTATATCGGCGCGGTGAACCCGAGCGACGTGATGAAGGGCTGGAGCCACTTCAACTTCGCTTCGCCGTTCGCGGAACTCGCCATCGCGCTGAACCTGAACTGGCTGGCGATCCTGCTGTACGTCGACGCATTCGTCAGCCCGAGCGGCACCGGCACGACCTACATGGCGACCACCAGCCGCATGATCTACGCGATGGAACGCAACAACACGATGCCGAAGATGTTCGGCAACGTGCACCCGTTCTACGGCGTGCCGCGTCAGGCGATGTGGTTCAACCTGCTGGTGTCGTTCATTTTCCTGTTCTTCTTCCGCGGCTGGAGTTCGCTGGCGGCGGTGATCTCGGTCGCGACCGTGATCTCGTACCTGACCGGCCCGATCAGCCTGATGGCCTTGCGCCGCGCGGCGACGGATCTCGAGCGTCCGCTGCATATTCCGGGCATGAAGATCATTGCGCCGTTTGCGTTCGTCTGCGCGTCGCTGATCCTGTACTGGGCGAAGTGGCCGCTGACCGGCGAAATCATTCTGCTGATGGTCGTCGCGCTGCCGGTGTACTTCTACTTCCAGGCCAAGTCCGGCTTTGCCGGCTGGGGGCGTGATCTGAAGGCCGCGTGGTGGCTGGTCGCTTATCTGCCGGTGATGGCAATTCTGTCGCTGATCGGCAGCAAGCAGTTTGGCGGTCACGACCTCATCCCTTACGGCTGGGACATGGTGGTGGTTATCGTGTTCTCGCTGGTGTTCTACTACTGGGGTGTGACGAGCGGTTATCGCTCTGAATATCTGGACGAACGCAGCGAGCACGACGAAGTGCTCGAAGGCATGGGCGCTCACTAA
- a CDS encoding MFS transporter, which produces MNWAARLIGGRFHYGWLTVAVVFLVLLAAAGTRATPSVMMVPLEHQFGWSRATISLAISVNIALYGLMGPFAAAAMQRFGVRPTLLAALGTMAAGVALSSLMTHPWQMVLIWGVMVGGSTGVAALSLSATVVTRWFTTRRGLVMGILTASSATGQLVFLPMLAAIAEHYGWRQVVWVVAIAAAIVIPLVAFLLPERPADMKLRPYGEPHDTPLNSTVTKQNPLAIAFGTLAMASKTRDFWLLFFSFFICGASTNGYVGTHLIAMCGDYGMTEVQGASLLAAMGIFDLFGTTLSGWLSDRFNSRVLLFWYYGLRGLSLMFLPHAFGIDFFGLPLFAVFYGLDWIATVPPTVRLATDVYGKESAPVVFGWVVAGHQLGAAFAALGAGMLRASLGTYTVASMISGGLCLVAAVIVLRINRPAKVPEPQAA; this is translated from the coding sequence ATGAACTGGGCAGCGAGACTGATTGGCGGACGTTTCCACTACGGCTGGTTGACCGTCGCGGTGGTGTTTCTGGTACTGCTGGCGGCGGCCGGCACGCGCGCCACGCCGAGCGTGATGATGGTGCCGCTCGAACATCAATTCGGCTGGAGCCGCGCGACGATCTCGCTGGCGATCTCCGTGAACATCGCGCTGTACGGTCTGATGGGACCGTTCGCGGCGGCGGCGATGCAACGTTTCGGCGTGCGTCCCACGCTGCTGGCCGCGCTCGGTACGATGGCGGCTGGCGTGGCGCTTTCCTCCCTGATGACGCACCCGTGGCAGATGGTGCTGATCTGGGGCGTGATGGTCGGTGGCTCGACGGGCGTCGCGGCGCTGTCTTTGTCGGCGACGGTGGTGACGCGCTGGTTCACCACGCGGCGTGGCCTCGTCATGGGCATTCTCACGGCCAGTTCGGCGACTGGCCAACTGGTTTTCCTGCCGATGCTCGCCGCCATCGCGGAGCATTACGGCTGGCGGCAAGTGGTGTGGGTCGTCGCCATTGCGGCCGCGATCGTGATTCCGCTGGTTGCGTTTCTGTTGCCCGAGCGTCCGGCCGACATGAAACTGCGTCCGTACGGCGAACCGCACGACACGCCTCTTAACAGCACCGTCACCAAACAGAATCCGCTGGCCATCGCCTTCGGCACGCTCGCCATGGCCAGCAAGACGCGCGACTTCTGGCTGCTGTTTTTCAGCTTCTTTATCTGCGGCGCGAGCACCAACGGTTACGTCGGCACTCATCTGATCGCGATGTGCGGCGACTACGGCATGACGGAAGTGCAGGGCGCCTCGCTGCTCGCCGCGATGGGCATCTTCGATCTGTTCGGCACGACCCTCTCGGGCTGGTTGTCGGACCGCTTCAACAGCCGCGTGCTGCTGTTCTGGTACTACGGTCTGCGCGGTCTGTCGCTGATGTTTCTGCCGCACGCGTTCGGTATCGATTTCTTCGGTCTGCCGCTGTTCGCCGTGTTCTACGGCCTCGACTGGATCGCGACCGTGCCGCCAACCGTGCGTCTGGCCACCGACGTCTACGGCAAGGAGTCGGCGCCCGTGGTGTTCGGCTGGGTGGTCGCCGGCCATCAACTCGGCGCGGCGTTCGCGGCGCTCGGCGCGGGCATGCTGCGCGCGAGCCTCGGTACCTACACGGTGGCGTCGATGATTTCCGGCGGCTTGTGTCTCGTGGCGGCGGTGATCGTGTTGCGGATCAATCGGCCCGCCAAGGTACCGGAACCGCAGGCGGCATAA
- a CDS encoding cold-shock protein, with protein sequence METGTVKWFNDAKGFGFITPDGGGEDLFAHFSEIRTEGFKTLQENQKVTFEVKTGPKGKQAANIKPV encoded by the coding sequence ATGGAAACCGGTACCGTCAAGTGGTTCAATGACGCAAAGGGCTTTGGCTTCATCACGCCGGACGGCGGTGGCGAAGATCTGTTCGCGCATTTCTCGGAAATCCGCACGGAAGGCTTCAAGACGCTGCAAGAAAACCAAAAGGTTACGTTTGAAGTGAAGACGGGCCCGAAGGGCAAGCAAGCTGCTAACATCAAGCCGGTGTAA
- the grxD gene encoding Grx4 family monothiol glutaredoxin → MDTQQRIKQIVDENNVVLFMKGTAQFPMCGFSGRAIQILKACGVGEIKTVNVLEDDEVRQGIKQFSNWPTIPQLYVKGEFVGGSDIMMEMYESGELQQLFAAA, encoded by the coding sequence ATGGATACGCAACAACGCATCAAGCAAATCGTCGACGAGAACAACGTCGTCCTCTTCATGAAGGGCACCGCTCAGTTCCCGATGTGCGGCTTTTCGGGCCGCGCCATCCAGATTCTGAAGGCGTGCGGCGTCGGCGAGATCAAGACCGTCAACGTCCTCGAAGACGACGAAGTCCGCCAGGGCATCAAGCAGTTCTCGAACTGGCCGACTATTCCGCAGCTCTACGTGAAGGGCGAATTCGTCGGCGGTTCGGACATCATGATGGAAATGTACGAATCAGGCGAACTGCAGCAGCTGTTTGCCGCGGCCTGA